Proteins encoded in a region of the Candidatus Moanabacter tarae genome:
- the tdh_2 gene encoding L-threonine 3-dehydrogenase, giving the protein MLALIKKRAGPGLWLEEVPKPKIGINDVLIKIEKTSICGTDLHIYDWDQWAQKTIPTPMVIGHEFVGRVSEIGNNVHDFKEGDLVSGEGHIVCGSCRNCLAGRRHLCAHTQGVGVNRTGAFAEYLSIPVTNVWYCDANISTDIITCFDPLGNATHTALSFDVLGEDVLITGAGPIGIMATAIAKHAGARFVVVTDTNSYRLKLAAKMGATRVVNVRTESLEEVLSELGMQEGFDVGMEMSGNGSALQDMFRTMCHGGKIALLGIPNREMAVDWNEVILNGLHIKGIYGREMYETWYKMTSMLQTGLDISPVITHRLNCLSFEEGFEAMRSGESGKVILNWQSL; this is encoded by the coding sequence ATGCTTGCACTAATCAAAAAACGTGCTGGACCTGGTCTCTGGCTTGAGGAGGTACCCAAACCGAAAATTGGAATCAACGATGTTCTGATCAAAATTGAAAAAACTTCGATCTGCGGAACAGACCTCCATATCTACGATTGGGACCAGTGGGCCCAAAAGACTATTCCCACTCCAATGGTGATTGGACATGAATTCGTCGGTAGGGTCTCTGAAATTGGGAATAATGTCCACGATTTCAAAGAAGGTGACCTGGTCAGCGGCGAGGGACATATTGTTTGCGGAAGCTGTCGCAACTGCCTCGCTGGCCGCCGACATCTTTGTGCCCACACGCAAGGTGTTGGAGTCAATCGAACTGGAGCCTTTGCCGAATATTTGAGCATTCCAGTAACTAACGTCTGGTACTGCGATGCAAACATCTCCACCGACATAATAACATGCTTTGATCCTTTAGGAAACGCTACACACACGGCGCTTTCCTTTGATGTTCTGGGAGAAGATGTCCTAATCACGGGAGCAGGTCCGATTGGCATTATGGCTACTGCTATCGCCAAACATGCCGGAGCACGTTTTGTGGTCGTTACTGACACCAATTCTTATCGTCTCAAACTAGCAGCAAAGATGGGGGCTACTCGGGTTGTCAATGTGAGAACAGAATCACTCGAAGAAGTTCTGTCCGAACTCGGTATGCAAGAGGGGTTTGATGTTGGTATGGAGATGTCGGGAAATGGATCAGCCTTACAAGACATGTTTCGTACCATGTGTCACGGTGGAAAGATCGCCTTGCTTGGGATCCCTAATCGTGAAATGGCAGTAGACTGGAATGAAGTTATCCTAAATGGCCTCCATATCAAAGGAATCTATGGGCGAGAAATGTATGAGACCTGGTACAAGATGACGAGTATGCTCCAAACAGGTCTCGATATTTCACCCGTTATCACCCATCGATTAAACTGCCTTTCCTTCGAGGAAGGTTTCGAAGCGATGAGATCGGGAGAGTCCGGGAAGGTAATACTTAACTGGCAAAGTCTATGA
- the apt gene encoding Adenine phosphoribosyltransferase, with product MDIKGLIRSIPEYPKPGIIFRDITTLLENPVGFRYTIDQMVQPFSGTDINRVAGIEARGFILGGSVAHQLSAGFVAIRKKGKLPWQTIAVEYELEYGIDEMEIHIDSLEKSDRVILIDDLIATGGTACAAVNLIRKAGAEVLGASFAIDLPELGGRIKLEELGVPVRTLVEFEGE from the coding sequence ATGGACATTAAAGGTTTGATACGATCGATTCCTGAATACCCAAAGCCAGGCATCATCTTTCGAGACATTACCACTCTCCTCGAAAACCCGGTGGGATTCCGCTACACTATCGACCAGATGGTGCAACCATTTTCCGGAACTGATATCAATCGAGTAGCAGGGATCGAAGCTCGAGGATTTATTCTTGGAGGCTCCGTCGCTCATCAGCTCTCCGCGGGATTTGTAGCCATCCGGAAAAAAGGCAAATTACCCTGGCAAACGATTGCCGTGGAATACGAGCTAGAATATGGCATTGATGAAATGGAGATTCATATAGACAGTTTGGAAAAAAGTGATCGGGTTATCCTCATTGACGACCTAATAGCTACTGGCGGCACTGCTTGCGCCGCTGTGAATCTCATAAGAAAAGCCGGGGCAGAAGTTCTTGGCGCAAGCTTCGCCATCGATTTACCTGAGCTCGGGGGCCGCATTAAACTCGAGGAACTGGGCGTACCCGTACGTACTCTAGTCGAGTTTGAAGGAGAATAG
- the mtnP gene encoding S-methyl-5'-thioadenosine phosphorylase, with the protein MLGIIGGSGLYEIDGLENVGWQRLETPWGEASDKLLLGSLDGIPMAFLPRHGRGHRLSPTKINYRANIDVMKRAGVTDIISLSAVGSLREDLEPGTFVIVDQFIDRTFAREKSFFDNGLVSHVSMAHPTNARLGGWCEEVCISENIAYQRGGTYLVMEGPQFSTLAESNIYRQWGCAVIGMTNMPEAKLAREAEIPYCTVAMVTDFDCWHPDHDNVQVETVVRVLSENAENARKLVKGVTPKMKNRPSICPSGDDRVLDQALITAPAARNPTAFKKLGSIANRILDK; encoded by the coding sequence ATGCTTGGTATTATTGGCGGTAGCGGCCTTTACGAAATCGATGGACTGGAAAATGTCGGGTGGCAGCGGCTTGAAACTCCCTGGGGAGAAGCTTCTGACAAATTATTGCTAGGCAGCCTAGATGGGATCCCGATGGCCTTCCTGCCGAGACATGGCCGTGGCCACCGATTGAGCCCAACAAAGATCAACTATCGCGCCAATATCGACGTAATGAAGCGTGCCGGCGTAACCGACATCATCTCGCTTTCTGCAGTCGGTTCTCTACGCGAGGATCTGGAACCAGGAACATTTGTTATAGTAGATCAGTTTATCGATCGAACCTTTGCACGAGAAAAGAGTTTTTTCGACAATGGCCTGGTATCCCATGTATCTATGGCACACCCTACGAATGCTCGCTTGGGTGGTTGGTGTGAAGAGGTATGCATAAGTGAAAACATCGCCTACCAGCGAGGAGGGACCTATCTAGTCATGGAAGGTCCTCAATTTTCCACTCTGGCCGAATCCAACATCTATCGCCAGTGGGGTTGTGCAGTGATCGGCATGACTAATATGCCGGAAGCTAAGCTGGCACGAGAAGCAGAGATCCCGTACTGCACGGTGGCCATGGTCACTGACTTTGACTGCTGGCATCCGGATCACGACAACGTTCAGGTTGAAACAGTTGTTAGAGTACTTTCGGAGAATGCTGAAAACGCTCGTAAGCTTGTAAAGGGTGTAACGCCGAAGATGAAGAACCGTCCATCTATTTGCCCATCGGGAGACGACAGGGTTTTGGATCAGGCTCTGATCACAGCACCAGCAGCTCGTAACCCGACTGCATTTAAAAAACTTGGTTCTATCGCGAATAGGATTCTCGACAAATAG
- the ltaA gene encoding L-allo-threonine aldolase has product MLNFPIDLRSDTVTEPTPAMRKAIADAEVGDDVFSDDPTVLRLQEKTAEILGKEAAIYVPSGTMSNQIGVRLHCRPGDELICEKDSHLYNYEQGGYTQLSGVSARPIEGKEGVLKVEQLRGAIRPDDEHQTRTRLVCLENTHNRAAGRILPYDETKEICDWGHENNLRMHLDGARLFNAVVGSNISADRWACHFDTVSVCFSKGLGAPVGSALAGSEELIREARRHRKLFGGGMRQVGIIAVAALYALDNNIDRLAEDHTNAQIIADAVSSNEFLKLDSERIDTNIIFIKVDPRLGTAAQFTGALENEGVRALVLAADLVRMVTNLQVSQEAARRVADVIRRVGEDGLR; this is encoded by the coding sequence ATGTTGAATTTCCCTATCGACCTTCGCAGTGATACTGTGACTGAGCCAACTCCGGCGATGCGTAAGGCCATAGCGGATGCGGAAGTAGGTGATGATGTTTTTAGTGACGATCCAACAGTTCTCCGACTCCAGGAGAAGACGGCTGAGATTCTTGGTAAAGAGGCAGCGATATACGTTCCTTCGGGGACCATGTCGAATCAGATCGGGGTTCGGTTGCACTGCCGACCAGGCGACGAGCTGATTTGCGAAAAGGACAGTCATCTCTACAATTATGAACAAGGAGGCTACACGCAACTGAGTGGTGTTTCCGCTCGGCCAATCGAAGGTAAGGAAGGTGTTCTTAAGGTTGAGCAACTAAGGGGTGCGATTCGGCCCGATGATGAACACCAGACAAGGACTCGTCTTGTTTGCTTGGAGAATACGCACAATCGTGCGGCAGGGCGGATTCTACCCTACGATGAGACCAAGGAGATTTGTGACTGGGGCCACGAAAACAACCTCCGAATGCATCTCGATGGAGCTCGGCTTTTCAATGCAGTGGTTGGGTCTAATATTTCTGCTGATCGATGGGCTTGCCATTTTGATACTGTAAGCGTCTGCTTTAGCAAGGGACTAGGTGCGCCGGTTGGGTCGGCACTTGCTGGATCAGAGGAGCTGATTAGAGAGGCGCGGCGACACCGAAAGCTCTTCGGTGGAGGGATGAGACAAGTTGGGATCATTGCAGTTGCTGCGCTTTACGCACTGGATAACAATATTGACCGTCTCGCAGAAGATCACACCAACGCTCAGATCATAGCTGATGCAGTGAGTTCGAACGAGTTCCTAAAGTTGGATTCTGAGCGGATAGACACCAACATTATTTTTATTAAGGTTGACCCCCGTCTCGGGACGGCTGCTCAGTTTACGGGTGCCTTGGAAAATGAGGGTGTTAGGGCCCTTGTTCTTGCTGCTGATCTAGTCCGAATGGTGACAAATCTTCAAGTGTCTCAAGAAGCAGCTCGAAGGGTTGCCGATGTCATCCGAAGGGTTGGAGAGGATGGCCTCAGATAG
- the kbl gene encoding 2-amino-3-ketobutyrate coenzyme A ligase → MIESIRGHLTESLSKIDKSGLYKKERVLSSQQGARIYLKDGQSVLNMCANNYLGLANHPKIVAAAREGLERWGFGLSSVRFICGTQMVHRELEEALSRFLGTEDTILYSSCFDANTGFFETLLTKEDVVISDQLNHASIIDGIRLCKARCLRFNNRDMGHLEERLKESASSRNRLIATDGVFSMDGYIARLSEICRLAEKYDAMVMIDDSHSVGFLGAQGRGTHEHCNVMGQVDIITGTLGKALGGASGGYTSGRKEIIDLLRQRSRPYLFSNTLTPSIVTASLKALELIQSSSDLRDKLYKNTAYFREKIEALGFKIKPGEHPIVPIMLGDAQLAQDTATRLIQKGVYVIGFFYPVVPQGEARIRVQISSVHTREDLDFALQKFSEVR, encoded by the coding sequence ATGATTGAAAGCATCAGAGGCCATTTAACAGAGTCGCTCTCAAAAATCGATAAAAGTGGTCTCTATAAGAAAGAACGTGTTCTCTCCAGCCAACAAGGGGCCCGGATTTATCTAAAAGATGGTCAATCCGTGCTCAATATGTGCGCCAACAACTACCTAGGCCTGGCTAACCATCCGAAGATTGTCGCAGCCGCTAGAGAGGGACTGGAACGCTGGGGATTTGGTCTATCCTCGGTGCGTTTCATCTGCGGAACCCAAATGGTGCATCGAGAATTGGAAGAAGCTCTATCCAGATTCCTTGGAACCGAAGATACGATTCTCTATTCCTCATGTTTCGACGCCAATACCGGTTTTTTCGAAACACTTTTGACTAAGGAAGACGTAGTAATTAGCGATCAACTCAACCATGCCAGCATCATTGATGGGATTCGTCTCTGTAAAGCCAGATGTCTACGATTCAACAACCGGGATATGGGCCATCTAGAGGAAAGACTTAAAGAATCGGCTTCCAGCCGAAACCGGCTCATAGCCACCGATGGAGTCTTTTCGATGGACGGTTATATAGCGCGACTATCCGAAATCTGTCGCCTTGCCGAAAAGTATGATGCCATGGTGATGATTGACGATTCACACTCAGTGGGTTTTCTCGGGGCACAGGGGCGCGGAACCCACGAACACTGCAACGTCATGGGTCAAGTGGATATTATCACCGGTACACTCGGGAAAGCGTTGGGCGGCGCTAGCGGAGGATACACCTCCGGCCGAAAGGAAATAATTGATCTCCTACGACAACGATCTCGCCCCTATCTTTTCTCAAATACGTTGACCCCAAGCATTGTCACCGCTTCCTTAAAAGCACTGGAACTTATTCAATCGTCGAGCGACCTGCGTGATAAATTATACAAAAACACAGCCTATTTTAGAGAGAAAATAGAGGCGCTGGGATTCAAGATTAAGCCGGGAGAACATCCAATCGTACCGATTATGCTTGGTGACGCACAATTGGCGCAGGATACGGCAACCCGCCTTATCCAAAAAGGTGTCTATGTTATTGGATTCTTCTATCCCGTTGTGCCACAAGGTGAAGCCCGTATCAGGGTTCAGATCTCCTCTGTACACACGAGAGAGGATCTGGATTTCGCTCTGCAAAAATTCTCGGAAGTACGTTGA
- the ectD_1 gene encoding Ectoine dioxygenase yields the protein MPIEIPVAAMEERDLSFELVNNLSPRNLTSEQISHYNEEGYIQPIDVFTESEITAHRDYFNRLLQKLNNLNDGRDSYALNCYQALCEGIWDLCTESRILDYVEDIVGPNIIAWASHYFCKLPRDRKRVPWHQDASYWHLTPARTVTAWVAIDDADKDNAAMKFIPGTHKAGHLEWRKAEGEVVLGQEIIDIGKFKKPIYNCLKAGQMSLHADMLVHGSDLNESSRRRCGFTIRFCPPLVRTTSGWNVDSIIARGSDPTGHWADKPRPLGDTVYPRDERKKRPKSIGGN from the coding sequence ATGCCCATTGAAATCCCAGTAGCAGCTATGGAAGAACGTGATTTGAGTTTCGAACTGGTTAACAATCTCTCCCCTCGAAATCTGACGAGCGAGCAGATTTCACATTATAATGAGGAGGGTTATATTCAACCGATTGACGTCTTCACTGAGTCTGAGATCACTGCTCATCGAGACTACTTCAATCGGCTATTGCAGAAGTTAAATAATCTCAACGATGGACGGGATTCCTATGCTCTTAATTGCTACCAAGCTCTTTGCGAAGGAATCTGGGATCTTTGCACTGAATCGCGAATACTTGATTATGTTGAAGACATAGTTGGCCCCAATATTATCGCATGGGCATCTCATTACTTTTGCAAACTGCCTAGGGACAGGAAGAGAGTTCCTTGGCATCAAGATGCTTCCTATTGGCATCTGACTCCAGCGCGTACGGTCACAGCTTGGGTAGCAATCGATGATGCTGACAAGGATAATGCTGCGATGAAATTCATTCCTGGAACCCATAAAGCTGGTCATCTTGAGTGGCGCAAAGCTGAAGGTGAGGTGGTGCTCGGTCAGGAAATAATCGATATTGGTAAATTCAAAAAACCGATCTATAATTGCCTGAAGGCGGGTCAAATGTCACTTCATGCCGACATGTTGGTACACGGCTCCGACTTGAATGAATCATCACGCCGGCGCTGTGGTTTCACTATACGTTTTTGTCCACCGTTGGTGCGGACGACATCTGGCTGGAATGTTGACTCAATAATTGCGAGAGGAAGCGATCCTACGGGACATTGGGCGGACAAACCGCGACCCTTAGGGGATACGGTATATCCGAGAGATGAACGCAAAAAGCGGCCAAAATCAATCGGCGGGAATTAG